The Triticum dicoccoides isolate Atlit2015 ecotype Zavitan chromosome 6A, WEW_v2.0, whole genome shotgun sequence genome has a window encoding:
- the LOC119318985 gene encoding sigma intracellular receptor 2-like has translation MNAMGALSWAADAVVVIYSLTVAITAPLVVAQGILPRRLFPAPLVAFKLWYAAKFDDYLTAEPPSFFRGLNWLELIFQWPLNVANVYGILAGCPWAATTSLMAGVSTLTSMAAILGDILGSGRATKKLLLVYVPYVAFTVVAILRGLTSGSGTQAGSLASYAWKKII, from the exons ATGAACGCAATGGGTGCCCTCTcgtgggcggctgacgcggtggtgGTGATCTACTCTCTCACCGTCGCCATCACTGCGCCGCTGGTCGTCGCGCAGGGCATCCTCCCGCGCCGCCTCTTCCCGGCGCCGCTCGTGGCATTCAAGCTGTGGTACGCGGCCAAGTTCGACGACTACCTCACCGCCGAGCCACCGTCTTTCTTCCGCGGGCTTAACTGGCTGGAGCTCATCTTCCAATGGCCGCTCAACGTGGCCAACGTCTACGGCATCCTTGCCGGCTGCCCTTGGGCCGCCACCACATCCCTGATGGCCGGCGTCTCCACCCTCACCTCCATG GCTGCCATACTTGGAGACATTCTGGGATCAgggagagcaaccaagaaattgcttCTGGTCTATGTCCCTTATGTTGCTTTCACCGTCGTCGCGATTCTTCGTGGGCTCACCTCAGGCTCAGGGACTCAAGCGGGTTCTCTTGCATCTTACGCTTGGAAGAAAATCATCTAG